GAGATACCCTTGGGACACCTAGTGACTTCCGTCCAGCACTGGGCCAGGCGCCTACACACGCCAGACCTCAGGCGTCTGCTGGGCACATGGTGGAAGATGCCAGAACCAGGGAAGGGGGTTCAGGCCCCAGGCCTGGTAGtgcccagctccccagccaggtCATCTTCAGGGCGCTGAGTGCAGATGAGAAAGCAGGAGAATGCTGGTgagaagaagggggaaggaagaggaagcggCAGGTGCGGTGGGTGGAGTAAGACCAAGAATGCGAGCACTTCTGGTAGGAACTGGAGTTTATCCACGGCTGTCTGACTGTGTCAAGTATGTATGACTGAGTAACCTAGTACTTCACCTCGAgttttgtttccttataaatCAAAGAAGACAAGTAAGACCTGCCCCACCTAGCTTGCGTCTGACCCTATTTAATACAGGATCAGAGGGAATCACAGAGGTGCTCGTGCTTTGTAAAGCGCTCTGCCTTTGGGAGGGCTCTTACAGGGTAGGGTATCCTGTCCAGGGATGTCCGCACATTTCAGTTCTCTGGTGGCAGAAAAACAGGGGTGGGAGAGGTTTGCATGGCCGCCATCCCAGGACACAGAGGTTGGGTAGCATGATTAATACAAAAGGCAGGAGACCTTGTGAACCAATGTTTCTACATGAACCTGGTCTTCCGGAGCCAGTCCTGTGTACTTCCAGGCCCTCCTCACCCTTACAGGGTTATGGACTAGCAGGAGCATCTCAGCGAGGAAAAGGGCTTTCGAGCAAGCAGCCGCCCTGTGACTACTCACAGATGACTAATAATAGTTAACATGTACATACAACTGTATGCCAGGCAGTGCTTTGGACATCACTATATATTAACTCACGTAATCCTTCCAAAAGCCTAAATTGGTATTAGGAgtgttttatagattttatagacaaggaaactgaggcagggagaggttaAATTGTATTCATAGTCACACTGCTGGGAAATGGAGGCGGAGGGGTGTTGTGAATCCAGGAGTGTGGCTCCAGGGTTTGTGTTAGCTCAGGGCTGCACCGAGGCCCACATAGGGCAGGAGGTTTGCCCAGCATCCTGTGGTTGGGCGCAGACCCTGGCTCCATGATCAGGCCTTGGGGCCCTAGCCCAGGTGCAAGTGGTCCAGGCTTCCCGAGCCACGCACTTCTTGGCCTCTCAGGTCCCCCTGCTCTCCCAGATGCGGTATGCCTGGGAGCCTGGGCATGCCTGTGCCCTGAGTAATCAGAACCGTGATCTCGGGCTGCTCATCTGTGGGGGTGAAGTGCTGAGGTGTCTGGGGACGGAGTAGCAGTGTGGGGAAGAGGTGATGCCGGGCATGTGGGGTGCTCAGTGAGTATTTGTTTACAGTTGTCCCCTCTTAGCTCAGGGATTATGTCCCAAGACCCCCAGCCCATGCCTGAAACCAGGGATAGAACTGAATCCTATTTATACTGTGTTTTCCCCATACACGCacacaccttttcacttaaaggaagcactgtACTGCTAGTCTTTGGCATACCCAAATCTCTGGTCTCAGTACTGATGTACTTTGGGGTCGTCATTAGGGAAAATAAGGGTTGCTTGAACATGGAACCCTTGAGCTCGGGGATCCACAACAGTGGGTCCGATGACCCAGATGGACGCTGAGTGACTAACCGGTGGGGAGTTTATACAGTGCAGACATGCTgggcaaagggatgattcacatcccagggAGATTTTATCATACTACTTagaatggtgcacaatttaaaacttttgaattgtttatttctggaattttccatttagacCACAGTTGAGTATGGGTGACTGAAACctcagaaagcaaaaccacagataagggggagACCGTATTTATTGAATTAGTAGCTAAATGGATGCATTTGGAGTTGGGGACtgggcaaggggtggggaggtgggagcgGGGTGGGGTCCAGGAGCTGGGTCTGAAGGCCTGGTGCTGACGCTTGGACTCTTTCCATTGTCCTCAGACGCCGCTCACCAACAGCGAGGAGTCCCTGGACTTCAGTGTGAGCCTGGAGCAGGTACAGGCCTGATGGTagagctgggagggggcagcATGGCCTGGGCATCGGGGCCTGAGCCAGatgttcctccccaccccccgccccaggcgTCCACAGAGCGGGTGCTCAGGGCTGGGAAGCAGCTGCATCGACATCTCCTGGCCACCTGCCCCAACCTCATCCGAGACCGAAAGTACCACCTTAGACTCTATCGGTGAGTGGAAGCCTTGCTTGCCTCCTCACCCGTctgctctgctttctcttcctttcagtctgttccaggcatctgggcctggccctgcttcTAGCAGCACTGGCGCTGAGCCTAGGAAGATGACTTTCGGATGGAGagttcctccctctccctttctgccatttgactctccttccttttccctgtcCCCTTTGACTCTTTAGGCAATGCTGCTCCGGTCGGGAGCTGGTGGATGGGATCTTGGCCCTGGGGCTCGGGGTCCATTCACGGAGCCAAGCTGTGGGAATCTGCCAGGTCCTGCTCGATGAAGGTGCCCTCTGCCATGGTGAGCCTGAACCCAGGGCAGGGCACCCAGGGCTGGGCAGTCCTGGGGAGCAGGCATCcgtggggaaggaggggtggcCATTGTAGTCCATACCCACACAGCCTCAATTTCCTCTCCCGCATGCCTGGGCCTCTTCCCAGTCAAACACGACTGGACCTTCCAGGACCGAGATACCCAATTCTACCGTTTTCcggggctggagctggagcctGCAGGAGTCCAtgagctggaggaggagttggTTGAGGCCATGGCCCTGCTCTCCCAGCGGGGGCCTGATGCCCTGCTCACTGTGGCACTTCGAAAGCCGTGAGTCGGCGCTCTGcaccctgcaccctgcaccctgcacctcctggccccaggtcccacaTGGCTTCCAGACTCCATGgtttctcagtttcctctctgaGGGGATCCCTTACTTCTCGCTTAGTGAAAAGACCCTGGCTGGATCAGAGGCCGGAGCTCTGATCTGCATTCTGCCACAGACTTGCTGTGTGGTCtgagccctcctttcccccagaACCTATTTATTCCTCTGTAACTGCATGAGAATGTGGGGTATATGGCCTCTGAGGACCCTGCCTCCTCTGAGGGGCAGCGATGGCTGAGAGAGGGTGGCCTTTGGAGTCCTTAGGCAGGTCTGGACTCACATTCCAGTTCTACCAGCTACTAGTTAGGTGGCCTTGGGCCTTTCCGCGCCAGCTTCCTCTTCTCTCAAAGGAGACTAAGAATACCCACAACGTGGGGTTGTTGTGAGGGCGGATTGAATGACACATGTGCAGCGCTTTGTcctgtgtctggcacacagcatgCACTTGGGAATGGCTGGCCTGTTAGTGATGACAGTCCTTGCTGAGGCACCGGCTGACCCCAGGCCTATGCTCGGTGGGTGAGTGGTCTGCACCCCTGACCTTGGGCCCAGAATTCATCCTTCGCTCCTGGCCCCTCCCTTGCCTGCAGCCCGGGCCAGCGCACAGACGAGGAGCTGGAGCTCATCTTTGAGGAGCTGCTGCACATCAAGGCCGTGGCCCGCCTCTCCAACTCGGTCAGTCTGCAGGGCCTTTCCCCAGGGCCTCCTCTCCTTGTGAGCGCCCTGAGGAGGCACAGCTGCTGGGCCAGCAGATACTTGCCTCCCCTTCTGCCTATGGATTGGAAATTTCCATCCAATTTCCTGCTCCCAGCATCCTTGTCTGAAAATCCATCTGCCTCTTTTAGCCCATTGCCCCCCTTTGCATGGTCTCCCACCAAATCCCAGGCCGACTGACCTAGCTACCCCTCTGCCCCCGAGCACTCTCGTCTTTGGTCCTTACCTCtaccctggccctgggcccctgggcttGCCCACtgaccctcccctccctgccctgcaggtGAAGCGGGAACTAGCAGCGGTCCTGCTCTTTGAACCACACAGCAAGGCGGGGACTGTATGTAAGTGTGCCAGTtgacaggcagctgggcaccAGGGACCTGGGCGTGGGTAGAGGCCacggagaggaaggggtgggtaCTGGGGGCATGTCTGATTGTGTGCCTCTCAGTGTTTAGCCAGGGGGACAAGGGCACCTCGTGGTATATTATCTGGAAGGGATCCGTCAACGTGGTGACCCACGGCAAGGTGagtcctcccttcttccccagcccCCTGGGTGGTAACCACTCCCAGGTTTATGCCCTCATGGGCAGTGCCTTTGGTGGACCCAAGGCTGCTGATCGCCCAGGTCTTCTCCTGCCTCCGTGCTTCTCCCCGACATGGGCCTGTCCCACGAGGGCTGGGTGTTGGACAGTTGGGCTGTGACTAAGACCTGGCTATAGGGGCTGGTGACCACACTGCACGAGGGAGATGACTTTGGACAGCTGGCTCTGGTGAACGACGCACCCCGGGCAGCCACCATCATCCTGCGAGAAGACAACTGTCATTTTCTCCGAGTGGACAAGCAGGACTTCAACCGTATCATCAAGGTGctgttgctgggggtggggaggccaagGGACATGGCAGGGACAGTTCTCTGGAGaagtgtggggcagggggaaggaccAGAGAGCctgtgaggaggagggagagagaggagatggagaagctCAGAGACGATAGCTGGAGGTAGGAGCACAGCCCTGGGCATGTGAGGAGGCCCACAGCATGCTGATGAGGTTCAGTGAGCCCTGTGAACTCGTGCTCTGTGTGGGAGACCAGGAGGTAGTGGGGCTAcagaggggtaggggtggggtgtgAGGGGGCAGTGTAATGGAGGgttggaagcacagagaggtgaggCAGAGGAGGGGCTCAGGCTGAGCAGGGATGGGAGTGAGGAGCAGATCCAAGCTGGGGAGTTGAACAGGGTGGGAGAAGAGCTGAGGGCCCTTGTGGGGCTCAGGGTCTGGAATTGGGTAGGTGGAGGGAGAGGCCctaaaaatggggaaagggacTGGTGTGTGCTGAGCAGTGGGTGTGGCTTGTTCTCCAGGATGTGGAAGCAAAGACCATGAGGCTGGAAGAACATGGCAAAGTGGTGTTGGTGCTGGAGAGAACCTCTCAGGGCGCTGGCTCTTcttgccccccaaccccaggcagGAACCGGTAACATACCCACCAAGCTCCCTCtccaccttctttccttccttgtcctGGGCTTTACTCCCTTCCTCTGTGTCATACCCCTGGCCGCTGGCCTCCCGTGGGTGGAGAGACATCCAGGGACTAAGATGCACTCCCCTGAGCCAGCCACTCCTCCACCCCAAGATGGGGCATGGCTGGCAAGTAGGGAAGAGTGATATGACTGACTGTGGTAGGGGAGTGGCGGCACAGGGGCATGGATTGGCCATTTCTACTAGGTATACGGTGATGTCTGGCACCCCGGAGAAGATCCTAGAACTGCTGTTGGAGGCCATGAGGCCTGATTCCAGTGCTCATGACCCAACAGGTAGGGGCAGGAGACACCTGCCTGCTCTCTGACTCAGCCAGTGGTCAGCCCAACCTGGGAGACAGCCAGGCACCTGCGTCTGATCTCATTGGGTGCTGGATTGGTCCGTGGGGCCAGTCAGCAGGAAGTCCTCATTCCTGAGCTATTGGCTTGGGTAGGGAGTGCAGTCACAGCGGGCTGGGCATTGGTGGTACCTTGACCATGAGGGATTGGGGGATGGACACTCCAGCTGTACATGTACCTGTGTTCAGTGGGCTTGACCTCTgaagccccacctcccacctatctccccctcccttccccccctacAGAGACATTCCTCAGTGATTTCCTCCTGACTCACAGAGTCTTCATGCCCAGCACCCAGTTCTGCGCAGCCCTCCTGCACCAATATCCTTCCAGCCCCAGGGTGActagggagaagggagaaggaattgGGAGAAGGAATTGCTCATAGCATGCCTGTGCCAAAACCTCCAAAGCACCAGCCTCATGCTGGTGGCGGGCCCTGCTTGTCAGCATCCCGCTCCTCCTTTGCATAAGGTGTGGTGAGAGGCTCAGCTGGATGTTGTGGTTTCCTTGACTGGTACCCACCTTCCACGCGGAGCCCGCGGGAGGCAGTGAGCAGGAGCGTAACACCTACATCTGCAACAAGAGACAGCAGATCCTGCGGCTGGTCAGCCAGTGGGTGGCCCTGTATGGCCCCATGCTCCACACTGACCCTGTGGCCAGCAGCTTTCTCCAGGTACCTGGGAGTGAGGCAGGGCTGGACAGGGCTGCCCAGGTGGACACAGCTACAGCGTCTCAGTGAATCTTGGCTCCTCCCAGAAACTCTCAGACCTGGTGAGCAGGGATGCCCGGCTTAGCAACCTGCTTCGGGAGCAGTGGCCGGAGAGGCGGCGACACCACAGGTGAAGCTTTGGCTCTGAGTTAACTTAGAGCCAAACATGCATGACAGGCAGTGACTCACAACTGAGAGCACCGACTCCGGACTCAGACATGTACCTTTAAATCTGGGCCGTACCACGTCCAGCTGTGCCGCCCCGAGCACATCCCCCACGGCCTCCTCAGGGCTTCGGGCCTTTGTCTGTAATCTGGGTGAGCACCTACCTCACCGCATGGATGGAAGGAGTTACTGCACCTTCAGGGCGCAGAGCAGGGCCTCGCACGTGGCGCACCTTGCGAGTGTTGCCTGTGTTTGCTTGTTGGTCTAGTCCTGGTTGTTTCAGTTAGTTTTTCCCGCTGGTCCCCTTGCTGCTCCCCCTCACGTCACACACTCAGCCATCCTCGCACATCATGCAGTCATTTGTGTGTCATTGTCCTGTCCCTCGTGCGCCTGCTGTTCTCACGTCCTCCATCTGGCACACGCCTATTACCGAGCACCGCCAGTGCCGCTTCCTGCCGGCCCCACCCAGTAAATATCTTAGTTTAGCTTCCCCGTCCCAGACGTTCCTGTGGGTTCAGCTTATCTGAACTCGTGCCCGATCCATCTGATCTCTGGGTCCATTTCCCTCTGGgactctttttcccttctctgctgGCCTGGGAAAGTCACAGGAGCTGGGGCCCCAGCTTCAGCCCCAGGTTTGCCCCTCTCTAGGTAATGTTTGCCAAAGCTGTGAAACTCGGAGCCTCGGGTGAGGGCGGATGGGGTCCAGAGCCCTGGGTACTTCCCTGCTGTTGGCCCTGGGGTGTCCAGGCTACAGGGGTCACTGGCCTCCAGTctcacctcccttctcccttgtTCCACAGGTTGGAGAACGGCTGTGGGAGTGCGTCTCCTCAGATAAAGGTGTCCGCTCTGAATCAGTGCCCCCCACCTCCGTCAACCCcaccttcttccctctgcttTGGGGACTGCACGGCCCCTCCTTCATCCCCCATCTCAGGGGCTCTGCGTGGAAGGTTTcccccacacagacacaccctcGGGTTGGGGTTGGTGCTCCCATGGGCTTCGTGTGGTACTGGGGCCAGGTCCTATGGGGACACAGAGGTCTAAGGtcaccccttcaccccaccctcacccttaGAGCCAGTTAGCGGTTCCCGCCTGGGAGGTGAGGCATGGTGCCTGAAGGCAGCCTCTGAGGCCCGGTGGCTCCTGGTGGCCGTgctgggagcccagaggaaggcAGGCCTCTGCTAGGAGTCAGAGGTGGCCAGTGCTGTTCCCAGCAGGGGCCCAGGGGCAGCAAAGGGGGATGAGAAGAGGTGACTGGAGCTGAGATTTGGTTGAGTAATGGCAGGAAAAAGGGATGGAAAGGTAGGTTGGGGCTGGTTGTGGGGAGTGTTGCATTGGGAGTAAAATCCCGAGGCCTCGCCTGGGCTTTCCGGTGTTCCTATCCCCAGCTGCCCATCCCTCCCTCACCTCACCCatcacccctcctccctgccgAAAATGCTTATGGGCTCCTCTTCTGTGGGTGAAGCTtgttcctacctcagggcctGGACCTTTCTTCCTCTGGCTCTTTGCCTACCTATATCCTTCTTGTTCTGATCTCAGCGAAAATGTTGGGTTCCCAGAAAGGCTGCTTTGCATCTCTCTTTTCAGGGCACCCCTCCACTGGCCACTGTCCTCCAAGGTGTCCACTACGATTTTCTGCAAAGCATTGTCACCATGTGGAGTTGTTGTATTTGTCCAGTTGCTTCTTGGCTATTAGTGTCTCTCACATCCCCCTAGACTGCTGGCTTCATGCTTGAGGGACCttggcctctgtttccccaggGCTCATAGTGCTCTCTGGCCTGTGGCTGGTACTCAGGACCCAGCATGGAATGGTCCTCATGTGCTGGGCACTCTGTTGGGAGCCTGCGATGCAGTAGTGGGCTGGGAGAGCCACCCCTGGCCTTAAGGGGCTTACAGTCAAGCGAGGAACAGAGGTGCTGAACAATCTCGTGATGTCTAAGGACTAAGACAGGGGTCTCTGAAAGCAGGGAAGGTACTGATTGACTCAGGGTCAGGTTCAAGAAGAGTGTCCTTGGGAAGGAACTGCTGGTGCTGAGAGGGCTGCAAGGTGTGAGGGCGGAGGGTGAGACTGCAGGCAGGTATGAGGGAGAGCTCTGGAGGAGGTAGTGCCAGAGGGGATAGCAGAGGAAGCCAAGGATGCGGGCAGGGGCCAGGCATGCAGGGCCCTGTGGGCCATGGTGAGGGGTTTGGTCCTTGTCCTCAGAGCAATGTGAGTCACTGGAGGTATCTGCGCCAGGGATGGACAAGGTTGGATTTGTGTTTTGCAGAGATTGGTTAAGGAGCCTGCACTTATCCAGCAGACAGTGATGGCCTTGAAGCCGGGTTAGGAAGCTTCCTCTGGCTGTGGTCAGGCAgactggaggaggaggcagggaggccccaGAGGGGTGAGGGTGCAGGAGAATGGCTGGGCCATTGGAGTAGATAAGGGTGTGAGGAGAGATGGGCAGTTGGAACTGGAGGGTTGGCCAGGGCTGAGGAGGGGGATACAGGGAGACCCATTTCAAAGGACATGATGACAAGCGGTGGGGAAGTGGGTGAGGCGGGAGCCTTGAGCCCAGGAGAATGGCCAGGAGGAGTGGTCTGAGAGGCAGGACGAGGGGACCCGGTGGAGCACAGATGCGGAAGGATCCAGGGGGCATCCGAGACCAGGGCTTGGAAGAGAGTTCGGCACTGGTGGTCTGGGTTTAAGAGACTTTCACACGCAGATGGTGTGTGGGGAGAGCTCTGAGATTGGGAAATCCAGGGGTGAATCACGGTCTCGGTCTGAACCTGATCTGCCACATTCAGctgtgaggaggaagagaatcAGTACAGGGGTTGGAAAGAACAGTTGGGTGGGCGGAGGGGCTGTGGTAGGGGGCCTTTGCCCAGCAGGGGCCGCCCCGTCAGCCCGCTGTGGTTGGGGTCCAGGGAGCAGGGGTAGTGGGGTTTGCGAGGGCAGCTGACACAGCTGAGAGTTGGTAGATGAGAGGACGGAGCAAGGGAGGCGCAGGTTAGCATTCCACCTGGGCCTCAGCAGCTGTGTTGCCCTGGGCGAGGTACTTGACCTCTCAGCTGGTTtatctcatctataaagtgggaataataacgATAATAATGTTTTGTCAAAGGATTATCCTGAATATTTAAATACTCTATTTTGCCATGTGTAGTGAGCAGcctgtttttggcccaaacttttggCCCAGGacaaaaaatctttcattttaattttttaacccaattatttatttatttatttttagatacttgttttttgtattataaaggaaatttagcatctatttttgaacatattatggtacaagaaatttcatGTGACAGGTAATTACAAAACACTAGatcagatacaaggtacaagaaattttatgaacCGGTAACCAATCAGTACTACTTGTATATcatgtgcatccttatttcccctcaaaaattttgggaaaaaagtACACCAAAATACAGTGCTTAGAATAAGCATGCCCTTAGCCTGGCATGTGGCAAAGAACAACCTAGCAAACGGTACCAaaggaggacagggaggaggaaaCCAGCTGAGGCGCGTTCGCATCAGGACGGCGCTGggcctgtgtggcgggggggacaCACCGTAGAGGGCACCCCCTCCCTCTTAGCCCCGCTCCATTGCTCTGGAGCCTTGGTCCCAGGGTCTCACCTGGCTTGGGTTCGCTGAGCGAGCAGAGCCCGTGGGTGGTATGCATGCTGTGCGGGTCCCATGCTCCCAGTGACgaggccccgccctggccctACCTGCTCCCCTCTGTGTTCTTCCGGCCTCATCTTCTTTCCCTCTCAGGCCCGGAACATGCCTGTTTGGCTCCCCAGCCAGGAAGAGCCCCTCCCCAGCAGCAACTGTGCCATCCGAGTTGGGGACAAAGGTTGGTGATCTGAGCCAGCCAGGACATGGCCCATGCCCTGCTGTGGTCACCCTTGACTGCGGTGTGCCCGGCCAAGGATAGCACCCTATAGTCCTTGGGACATCAGTTCCAGCCTCTCCTGGGCTCAGAGTCTCCCACCTGCTGTATGCCGTGTGCCCACTGAGGCCTCTCCTTAGCACCCTTGCCTGCCTCCTTGGGATCCCACCCACTGCTGGCTGCCCTCTCTCTCCTGGGgtgggcagcccccaccccctcctacaGCTCAGCCTGGTCTTCCTCTCCAGTCCCCTATGACATATGCCGGTCGGACCACTCGGTGCTGACCCTGCAGCTGCCTGTGACAGCATCAGTGAGAGAGGTGATGGCAGCATTGGCCCAGGAGGACGGCTGGACCAAGGGGCAGGTGCTGGTGAAAGTCAACTCCGCAGGCGGTGAGTTGTGTGTCTGAGTCGGGTGACCCCGAGGGAGGGAAGCCCCTCAGAGCCATGCCCAGATCCCCCAGTTAAAGTCATTATTATCTTTATCATCGTCATCAATGTTAATGTGGGAGGTTGATGATGTCTCTTCAAAGTGCTTTAAGTGTGGCGCTTAATAGCATGAGCTCTGGAACCTGCCGCCCGCATTTGATCCCAGCCCTTCAGCTCGCGGTCCGTATGACCTGGGGCAGGGTGCTTCATCTCCCCGTGCTGTTTCATCATCTGTGAAACGGGCGTGATGAGAGTACCTGCTTCAGCGAGGAACTGTGACGACTAAATGAACTCCTCTGTGGAAGCCTTTAGAATGGTGTCTGGCACAATGCACTCCTTGGGTGTCAGCTGctactactattattatcatGCGTACATACTCATTTAGTCCAATAACAACATTAAGAGATAGGTCCTTTTACCCTACtttcagacaaggaaactgaagctcataGGGATTAAGCGATTTCCTCAAGTTCACATAGTGAGTGTAGGTGGCCTTTGAATTTAGGAAGTCAGTCAGCAAAAACATGTTTGAGGATCAGCTGTGGACCAGCAATGTGTTAGGAGCTCGAGGTGCCTGGCAGGGAAGATAATGCAGCTTGATGGTTAAGAGCGTAGACCGGACTCTCCGACCTGTGCTGGAACCTGATACCCACTGCTTACTAGGTGTGCAGTCCCCGGCAGTtgtttaatctctctgagcctgtttccttgtctgtcaaATGTGCGCTGTACCTGGACCCATCACGTGGGTCTGCTGTGACTGGCAAATGAGATGCTGTGTGGGAAGCGCGGAGCATGGGGTCTGGCACCAAGTCAGTGCTCGGAACATGGCGGCATGGATTTTTAAGACCTGCCTTTGAAGAACttgggacattaaaaaaaaaaaagactgttgtCTGTGAAGGATGCCACCCAGGTCTgacagctggagcccagggtaaacTGGAATGTGAGACATCCAGAGAAAAATGGCATGGAGTGGAGGCAGCAAAGCAAAGCCTCCCACTGCCTCAGGACGTGGGTAGAAAGGATGAAGCCACCTGTGCCTGTTAGTGCTCCAGAAGcactgccctctggtggccaccTGGAGAGTTGTGGTTGCCCaaagccaacatttattgacACCTTACTTGTCAGTAACCAGTATTTTATTACAAACCCCTTGCTATGTGTATATTTGCTTATAAGTCATACACGTGAATTCCTACACTAAGCTTATGTAACTATAAAGTGGTACACAAAATAGAGTTGTcaaacagatgagaaaaaataaacttaaagtagaagaagtagaaataaatttaaagtagaaaatttaaagtaacattttttcCTGGACAAATGGATGGCCTTGTGTACCTTACTTGGGAGGCCACTGGTGTAGGGACTGAGGACTCAAACACGACTTCAAGCACAGTCCCAGTGCACACGAGCTGATGAAAATCAACACCAAGCCTTCTCTAAGGCATTTGCCATTTTCACAGGGCTATGAAAGGTAGCATATACTTTTAGCCACTACTTGTATCAATTGTTTCATCTGACTGTGCATAGTCAGGGCAAGTCTTATTGTCtccatttgacaaaggaggaaactgaggctcagagggattCCTGCCTTGCCTGAGGTCTTCCTGTCTCACTAAGCGGCCGGTTTCCTCCTCCTCGGGGGTGCTACCCTGGGCAGTGTGTGGATGCGTGGGCATGTGCACCTGTGCATTTAGAGCACTGGCCCAGGACTCTAATCCTGAGCCTGGGAGGAGAGCCTCCCAGCCCCCGCAATAGGGCCACTACCCTGCCTCCAGCTgctccctggccctgctccctgttcCCACCCAGTGCAGCCTCTGCTCTCTTTGCAGATGCCATTGGCCTGCAGCCAGATGCCCGTGGTGTGGCCACATCCCTGGGGCTCAACGAACGGCTCTTTGTTGTCAACCCACAGGAAGTGCATGAACTGGTAGGAACAGGCAGGGTGCCAAGACCCAGGGAGCATCCGTGTTTTGGGGGTGGTAAGGGTGTGTGCTGAGGGAGGGtcacagagaagagggagggtcacagagaagagggagggggcctggtctggctgctgctgggcctgAAGGGGCAATAGGAAGAGTGGGCCTCAGCTGATGGGTATTCCAAaggatgggggcagggacagcTGGTTGGGAGCTctcaaggagaaagaggaaggcctGCCCCCATTAGGGGTTTCCCAGAGGGTAGAAGCCCTACAAGGAGAGGTCTCAGTATTGGGGATCTGTCAAGAAGATTTCTTCTTGGGAAGCCCCATCCTTTAGAGGCCCCTTCACTCCCTTAGCACTGCTGCCCGCCCCAATTCTCTTCTGATCATGGGCATAGAGTCTCCCCCAAACTCTTTCCTCCCACCTGATCCCTTTCTTCTGGATCCCTCGGGCTCCCCTCTGAGTACTCCTCCACCTGCAGACCCCACACCCTGAGCAGCTGGGGCCCACTGTGGGCT
This DNA window, taken from Desmodus rotundus isolate HL8 chromosome 3, HLdesRot8A.1, whole genome shotgun sequence, encodes the following:
- the RAPGEF3 gene encoding rap guanine nucleotide exchange factor 3 isoform X2; this encodes MKVGWPGESRWQVGLTVEDSPALGAPQVGGLPDVVPEGTLLNMVLRRMHRPRSCSYQLLLEHQRPSRIQGLRWTPLTNSEESLDFSVSLEQASTERVLRAGKQLHRHLLATCPNLIRDRKYHLRLYRQCCSGRELVDGILALGLGVHSRSQAVGICQVLLDEGALCHVKHDWTFQDRDTQFYRFPGLELEPAGVHELEEELVEAMALLSQRGPDALLTVALRKPPGQRTDEELELIFEELLHIKAVARLSNSVKRELAAVLLFEPHSKAGTVLFSQGDKGTSWYIIWKGSVNVVTHGKGLVTTLHEGDDFGQLALVNDAPRAATIILREDNCHFLRVDKQDFNRIIKDVEAKTMRLEEHGKVVLVLERTSQGAGSSCPPTPGRNRYTVMSGTPEKILELLLEAMRPDSSAHDPTETFLSDFLLTHRVFMPSTQFCAALLHHFHAEPAGGSEQERNTYICNKRQQILRLVSQWVALYGPMLHTDPVASSFLQKLSDLVSRDARLSNLLREQWPERRRHHRLENGCGSASPQIKARNMPVWLPSQEEPLPSSNCAIRVGDKVPYDICRSDHSVLTLQLPVTASVREVMAALAQEDGWTKGQVLVKVNSAGDAIGLQPDARGVATSLGLNERLFVVNPQEVHELTPHPEQLGPTVGSAEGLDLVSAKDLAGQLTDHDWNLFNSIHQVELIYYVLGPQHLRDVTTANLERFMRRFNELQYWVATELCLCPIPGPRAQLLRKFIKLAAHLKEQKNLNSFFAVMFGLSNSAISRLAQTWERLPHKIRKLYSALERLLDPSWNHRVYRLALTKLSPPVIPFMPLLLKDMTFIHEGNHTLVENLINFEKMLLSL